From bacterium, one genomic window encodes:
- a CDS encoding metal ABC transporter substrate-binding protein, with protein sequence MSKNLLVILIWVLVLLGSQGSLGAQQERIPVTASIVPLGEFCRQIGLDRVEVQVLIPPGASPHTFEPPPSVVARAAKARVFVYIGEGLEPWAGRLSRSLGKGSVALEAAQGLPLIRETHGQGTQESGHGKGKHSSSHSHEGGANPHVWLDPVLAQEICKKIAQALIQVDPTHREYYQKNLENYLGKLEALHKEIEERVSGFRIRKYVCFHPAYAYFSRRYGLEEVGVIEISPGREPSPKHLRNLVAQIRKHQIQVIFAEPQLSPRVAEAIAQEASVRVAMLDPLGGRPPYGSDYLALMRHNLQVMSESMGDGR encoded by the coding sequence ATGAGCAAAAATCTTCTTGTGATTCTCATCTGGGTCCTGGTCCTTTTGGGCTCTCAAGGAAGTCTTGGAGCCCAACAGGAGAGGATACCCGTTACTGCCAGCATAGTTCCCCTGGGCGAATTCTGCCGCCAAATAGGTTTGGACCGGGTAGAGGTGCAGGTGCTGATTCCTCCTGGTGCAAGCCCCCATACCTTTGAACCCCCACCCTCGGTGGTGGCCAGAGCAGCCAAAGCAAGGGTTTTCGTGTACATAGGCGAAGGTCTGGAGCCTTGGGCTGGAAGGCTGTCCCGCTCTCTGGGAAAGGGATCGGTGGCCCTGGAGGCTGCCCAGGGACTGCCCCTGATCCGGGAGACTCACGGCCAAGGCACTCAAGAATCCGGCCATGGCAAGGGCAAACACTCCTCTTCCCATTCCCACGAAGGAGGGGCCAATCCCCACGTCTGGCTGGATCCGGTGCTGGCTCAAGAGATCTGCAAGAAAATAGCCCAGGCCCTGATCCAGGTGGATCCAACCCATAGGGAATACTACCAGAAGAATCTTGAGAATTACCTAGGAAAGCTTGAGGCCTTGCACAAGGAAATTGAGGAGAGAGTCTCAGGATTCCGTATCCGCAAATATGTTTGCTTTCACCCTGCATATGCTTATTTTTCAAGAAGGTATGGCCTGGAGGAGGTGGGGGTCATAGAAATCTCTCCGGGAAGGGAGCCCTCCCCCAAGCATCTAAGAAATCTGGTGGCCCAGATCCGCAAACATCAGATCCAGGTGATCTTTGCAGAACCCCAGCTCAGTCCCAGGGTGGCCGAGGCAATAGCCCAGGAAGCTTCGGTGAGGGTGGCCATGCTGGACCCCTTGGGGGGTAGGCCACCCTATGGTTCTGATTATCTTGCTCTAATGCGGCACAACCTGCAGGTAATGAGCGAGAGCATGGGGGATGGGAGATGA
- a CDS encoding metal ABC transporter permease, which yields MGEFLEWGFLQRALAAGILVSGLCGVLSVFIVLRKMAFIGVGISHSAFGGVALGFLLNISPFWSGVGFAGVVALLIEWSRSRARVEEDTAIGIFFSASMALGVLFLHLSRTYNVDVFGFLFGNILAVGEGQLWEILALAGVVLALVFFLFKEIVFLSFDEAMAWVSGVPVSFLRYLFLVMLAFTVVVSIYLVGIILVEALLVIPGAVARNITRHIRHMALVSAGVGVGSTALGLVVSYWLDLPTGATIVGVLSMIFFATMGFSRKRAHRLA from the coding sequence ATGGGTGAGTTCCTGGAATGGGGTTTTCTTCAAAGGGCCCTGGCGGCAGGCATACTGGTCAGTGGCCTGTGCGGAGTGCTATCGGTCTTCATAGTGCTTCGCAAGATGGCATTCATAGGGGTTGGCATATCTCATTCTGCCTTCGGAGGAGTTGCTCTGGGTTTTCTCTTGAACATAAGTCCATTTTGGAGTGGGGTTGGTTTTGCCGGAGTCGTGGCCTTGCTCATAGAATGGTCCAGAAGCAGGGCACGGGTGGAGGAGGATACGGCCATAGGAATTTTCTTTTCCGCTTCCATGGCCCTGGGGGTGCTCTTCTTGCACCTTTCCCGGACATACAACGTGGATGTTTTCGGCTTTCTGTTCGGAAACATACTGGCCGTAGGGGAAGGGCAGCTTTGGGAGATCCTGGCCCTGGCCGGGGTGGTCCTGGCTCTGGTGTTTTTTCTTTTCAAGGAGATCGTGTTCTTGAGCTTTGATGAGGCCATGGCCTGGGTAAGCGGGGTGCCGGTAAGCTTCCTAAGATATCTCTTCTTGGTGATGCTGGCCTTCACGGTGGTTGTTTCCATATATCTTGTGGGGATCATCCTGGTGGAGGCTTTGCTGGTGATCCCAGGAGCAGTGGCCAGAAATATCACCCGCCACATACGTCACATGGCACTGGTTTCTGCAGGTGTGGGAGTGGGCTCCACGGCACTGGGCCTGGTTGTGTCATACTGGCTGGATCTGCCCACGGGTGCAACCATAGTGGGAGTGCTCTCCATGATCTTCTTTGCCACCATGGGCTTCTCCAGAAAGAGAGCTCACAGGCTGGCTTGA
- a CDS encoding metal ABC transporter ATP-binding protein produces MKVLAVEISGLTVKYNGTVALEDVDLEIEEGRYVGILGPNGAGKSTLLQVILGLVRPARGRVRVFGEEPEKLRGRGRVVGYLPQRPLINPNFPVSALEVVLMGRYGRVGLFRKPGRGDKEVAIRSMERVGIAHLARRNIGELSGGEQQRVFIARALCVEPKLLVLDEPTVSLDACAQDELYDLIAGLKEELKLTVLMVCHDVGAISRYVDDVICINRRIHVHQPPPIGRIGLEQTFGCSVEYLFHGEVPHRVVRGHDG; encoded by the coding sequence ATGAAGGTTTTGGCAGTGGAAATCTCAGGCCTGACGGTCAAGTACAATGGCACGGTGGCCCTGGAGGATGTGGATCTGGAAATAGAGGAGGGCCGCTATGTGGGGATCCTTGGGCCCAACGGGGCTGGCAAGAGCACGCTGCTCCAGGTGATCCTGGGCCTTGTGAGACCTGCCAGGGGCAGAGTCAGGGTCTTCGGTGAAGAACCGGAAAAACTCAGGGGAAGGGGTAGAGTCGTGGGGTACTTGCCCCAGAGGCCCCTGATAAACCCCAATTTCCCTGTCTCGGCCCTGGAGGTGGTGCTCATGGGCAGATATGGCAGGGTGGGCCTCTTCAGGAAACCGGGCAGGGGGGACAAAGAGGTGGCCATCCGTTCCATGGAGAGGGTAGGCATAGCACATCTGGCGCGCAGGAACATAGGAGAGCTCTCAGGAGGTGAGCAGCAAAGGGTGTTCATAGCCAGGGCCCTTTGCGTGGAGCCCAAGCTCCTGGTGCTGGACGAGCCCACGGTATCTCTGGATGCTTGTGCCCAGGACGAGCTCTATGATTTGATAGCAGGGCTCAAAGAGGAATTAAAACTCACGGTTCTCATGGTTTGTCATGATGTGGGAGCCATATCCAGGTACGTGGACGACGTGATCTGTATAAACCGCCGGATCCATGTGCATCAGCCCCCTCCCATAGGCCGCATAGGGTTGGAGCAGACCTTCGGCTGCAGCGTGGAATACCTCTTCCACGGGGAGGTACCCCACAGGGTGGTCAGGGGGCACGATGGGTGA